The genomic window tatatatataaaatttaaaaaaagtagAATGATCAGTTCTGGGGACTTTTTAAAAGGATGTTGTACTCAaatgaatgggggggggggaatttgCCCAATAACAACATATTAGTACAATTATTTGTTTAAATTATTTTAACAGATTGGACAATGCATATAGCCAAGCATAAAAAACTGCTTCCAAATGCTCTCACCAGCCAATGACAAAATCTACAAGCATTTAGCTGGTGTTAATTTCCCACCCTGTGCGCAGCGGCACAGCTAAATGACTGCAGTGGAAACACTGGTAGGGTTGTCACAATGCCAGTATTACTCAGAAATACCAAGGAAATCAAACAAgaagcgttgtgtgtgtgtgtgtaaccatgCTTCTTCATCTCTCCGGTCCCATCAGAGCCGTCGGAGATGAGTGGTCCCGAGGTAGTGAAGACGCCGGGGGGTGGGGCTCCGGGGAAGGAAGGCAAGGAGCCTGTAGCAAATGGGCATCCAGGAGAGGGCGATCAGGGAGGAGACGATCCCTTTGCTGAGTACATGTGGATGGAGAATGAGGATGTttacaacagacaggttggtgtaCACACACCCAGACAGTTAGTCCTAGATGTGTCTGTTTTATCAAGAGGAAACCCTTTAGAGGTGGAGTCCAACCACACaccattctctctctgtgtgttgtgtAATGTTTTTTTTAGTGTAATGAGGATCTCATTACAGTAAGATGAGCCTTCATCCTTCATCtatcccgctctctccctcccctccctttctATACTGGGCACTGAGAACAGATCATTTTAGCCTGGCTCACTGATAAACTACTACTAGTGTCTGAAGAGGAGTTCCTGGAGCATTGTctcacttttggtcatgtagtgtacatggAGGGAtggagtatgtggacacctgcttgttgaacatctctttccaaaaacatgagcattaatatggagttgccctccgccccccccccccccccccccccccccccgttaagatttcccttcactggaactaaggggccctaaccatgaaaaacaggcccagaccattattcctcctccaccaaactttaccgttggcactatgcattggggcaggtagcgttctcctggcatccgccaaacccagatttgtttgtccggactgccagatggtgaagtgtgatcatcactctagagaacgcatttccactgctccagagtccaatggaggcgcgctttacaccactccagccgacgcttggcattgcgatcttaggcttgtgtgcggctgctcggccatggaaacccatttcatgacgctcctgacgaacagttcttgtgctgacgttgcttccagaggcagtttggaactcagtagtgaatgttgcaaccgaggacaggcgatttttcagcactcgacggtcctgttctgggagcttgtgtggcctaccactttgtgccttgagctgttgttgctcctagacgtttccacttcacaataactgcacttacagttgaccggggcatctctagcagggcagaaatttgatgaactgacttgtcggaaaggtggcatcctatgacggtgccatgttgaaagtcactgagctcttcaataaggccattctactgccaatgtgtgtctatggagattgcatggtagtgtgctcgatttttatacacctgtcagcaacggttgtggctgaaatagccatgtctctctctctctgtcaggttgAAGAGGAGTTGTTGGAGCAGGAGTTCTTGGAGCGTTGTTTCCAGGAAATGTTGGATGAGGAGGACCAGGATTGGTTCATCCCGGCCAGGGACCTCCCCTCGGGGGTGGGTCAGATCCAGCAGCAGCTTAACGGCCTGTCAGTCAGCGACGGAGGAAACGCAGAGGAGATGGCGGTGAGGAGACACAGCGGAACACACGCACGCGCGTCAGAGAACACAACAATAGACCGCCATCTTGTAATGTGTGTGTTAAATGAGTTTTGTACAATTGAATGGTTCTCACTTTCTTTTCTCCTTTTTTTTTTATTCCTGCCatcactccatctctccctgcagAGGAAGAGCAACTTGAACCCCGATGCGAAGGAGTTCGTTCCAGGAGTGAAATACTAGGAGTCCCCCTCACCCCCAGGGAGCGCCCACGCGCACACACAAGCACGATCTCACACACCCTCGCAGAGACTCTGGCGGCCTCGaccggaacacacacacacacagaacaacacacacaggtCCAGGGCGTGTAGATAGAAACCCATAGGAGGGTGGGGGGACTTTTATTTAGATTTTCTGTTTGTTTGATGGTTAACTAAGGGACAGGGTGGGGGGTGTCAGTATGAATAAGTCCCTATAGAGGAAGCTGCTGCTCCATGTACACTGTAAAGGTAGTGTCTCAAATTGCacgctattccctatgtagtgcactaattttgaccagggcccatgggcttgagtccatagggaacagggtacctTTTCGGACGCACATCGAGACGTACATATACAGAGAAACGAGAAACTCTGAGATTTTCCGACCTTTTTCATGGTTGCCATGTTGGCACCTAAAAGCTCCATGATATTGCAACAGGCAAATGACACCCCGTTCCACCTTCATTGTGCACtacctggtccaaagtagtgcactacatagggaatagggtgccattttgagaTCTGCATTTATACTTTTCATGGCTGCCATGTTTGTGCCGGAATGTTCCACAACATTACCATTCTAATTGGAATCCAACTAAGAATGTTGTTGTTGCTATAGAATGACCCTGTGCCAACATGGATGACAGACAGTTGTCCGTTCTAGAACTCTGTACATCTACGTACCTCTGGTTACAACATGACATCATAATGACTCTGTTcaataggtcgttatcaataaaacgtcacaatacGGTGCAGAGGTTTTGAATTGCCTGCTGAGGGGGCAAGGAGACTCCTAGATCCACTAAAACCGTTGACAACTGCGTGccgttttcaagggattgttaaataaatgttaactatTTGGTTGTAATATCATCTCCTCTTGAAGCCCAGAGTCAAAAATACAAACGTCAGATTATTCTATATTTGTCTCTATCGTCAGTTATAAAGTAACTTCATGCTTTccatgatcagtaaacatcaattgcTCATGGGATTTCAGACACGAGGGTAGCCTCATGATAAATCTCAATATTGCCCACCATTTGATTGGATATTTGAGTGGTAGAAAGGAGAGCTATACCTGACAAGTATGAGTGGTTTAGGTTAATTTCCCATCAGTTGTGGTCTCTGCCTGTCAAGCAGCAGAAGGGCGCATTTGCAGTTGTACTGTTAGCTGATAATGTTTACTTCGCTAGCTACTGGTAGAAACGTTGTACATTTGGCTAAACATATAGTGGTAAGTAGACCTAATGTACTTTTCTTTTTTCTCCAACCAATGTAGGCATAGCTAGCAACGTTAGCTAACATTATCCCCTTTACAACATTGTTTTTAAGAATGTTTTAATTCCTATTGCTGCTGACAGACGTGATAGAGAATACATTGATTGATGTACCACGTCAAATTGGCTAGCTAACGGCAGATTGCGTCGATGTGGCTAGCTAACGGCAGATTGCGTCAATGTGGCTAGCTAACGGCAGATTGCGTCAATGTGGCTAGCTAACGGCAGATTGCGTCAATGTGGCTAGCTAACGGCAGATTGCGTCAATGTGGCTAGCTAACGGCAGATTGCGTCAATGTGGCTAGCTAACGGCAGATTGCGTCAATGTGGCTAGCTAACGGCAGATTGCGTCAATGTGGCTAGCTAACGGCAGATTGCGTCAATGTGGCTAGCTAACGGCAGATTGCGTCAATGTGGCTAGCTAACGGCAGATTGCGTCAATGTGGCTAGCTAACGGCAGATTGCGTCAATGTGGCTAGCTAACGGCAGATTGCGTCAATGTGGCTAGCTAACGGCAGATTGCGTCAATGTGGCTAGCTAACGGCAGATTGCGTCAATGTGGCTAGCCAACGGCAGATTGCGTCAATGTGGCTAGCCAACGGCAGATTGCGTCAATGTGGCTAGCTAACTTTCAGGGGATAAACTAAACTAGATGGCTATATCCAGATATTGTTTGATTTGCTTGTCCTCTAGTGGTGGTGACCGTAGTCCACTTTACCAAGATGAGGACTTGTTTATGTCAAGCTCTTTCCACAAGCCTAATCTCTGATGAAGCAAGCTAAATTATGTTGTCTGGAAATCTATTTTGCTACATGCCAAATTAATAG from Salvelinus namaycush isolate Seneca unplaced genomic scaffold, SaNama_1.0 Scaffold9, whole genome shotgun sequence includes these protein-coding regions:
- the LOC120043313 gene encoding polyadenylate-binding protein-interacting protein 2B-like isoform X1: MPEPSEMSGPEVVKTPGGGAPGKEGKEPVANGHPGEGDQGGDDPFAEYMWMENEDVYNRQVEEELLEQEFLERCFQEMLDEEDQDWFIPARDLPSGVGQIQQQLNGLSVSDGGNAEEMARKSNLNPDAKEFVPGVKY
- the LOC120043313 gene encoding polyadenylate-binding protein-interacting protein 2B-like isoform X2; amino-acid sequence: MSGPEVVKTPGGGAPGKEGKEPVANGHPGEGDQGGDDPFAEYMWMENEDVYNRQVEEELLEQEFLERCFQEMLDEEDQDWFIPARDLPSGVGQIQQQLNGLSVSDGGNAEEMARKSNLNPDAKEFVPGVKY